A region from the Corticium candelabrum chromosome 14, ooCorCand1.1, whole genome shotgun sequence genome encodes:
- the LOC134189673 gene encoding uncharacterized protein LOC134189673 has translation MATDKQPTSCSAYDAEATAAVDQQSHLKSQTKLSNRQHIEVEQGQNLPGTRGESSEDDAINSRLPQVYSGCRTVLSKEFAMFVGVQKISEMCDRLQLQVSCQQHSTEIIISGTLPFLNMFRQDALQVWAAFSHDHACSVAFGSGCEPRHSPAQASAEKLEGQEKLAGELGFDTTKQSSRHRPSDEEHHEGAGVLDNHMSSVDIFLKTKTQLGQGVVLFFGILKIDDLCTQFHLQLVADQKRSSVCVVGIYSDVTAFGLHINQLLRDCSSSSAYVRMFGENLPAIPSSYLAASPSPLLDSKATACASSTSDGDVVHKETAKNVATGESSDSTPKRSDPMQLNKSTYDIVEITAREKLESIQKECHVKIRKESVPGSANTEVLLVVESNSSNCDIQHAAELLKQECLMVSGALKREVKIPLKRGANVVALKQTKWEEMRVKATFTNDQCTVYGLEEDVRAAEKQIGHLLRRTPLSEATEGFEANFTLQGGQTIIVKKGNIVNEDVDVIVNAANSNLQHDGGVAAAICKAAGGTSFREECARLVRKRGRVTEGDAVCSRAGLLPYKAIVHAVAPRWSHWSTEHKRIISLLEKACYNSLHLADKSNGTSVAIPGLGSGVFGVPKDVCAQALFVGTERFFQTNRSSVIRRVVFIDLDDSSVAEFTKEARKRYGDTSASYTTQAKRDAKDSKDTSKPTTDKDKSAEHEQCPICYDRDVNMSLPCSHRFCQQCIDQWAKQKKLTCPTCSRPFGKVEGNQPKGGNMTTTIFKTTSLPGYERCGTIELRYNIPSGWQGSEHPNPGQRHHGTTRIGYLPNNQEGQELLSLLRKAFEARLVFTVGRSITTGADNVVTWNDIHHKTNMYGGPQNYGYPDPTYLQRLREDLRAKGIQ, from the exons ATGGCAACAGACAAGCAGCCTACATCGTGCTCAGCGTACGACGCGGAAGCGACAGCTGCAGTAGACCAGCAGTCACATTTGAAATCCCAAACCAAGCTAAGCAACCGGCAACACATCGAAG TTGAACAAGGACAAAACTTACCAGGAACACGTGGGGAGTCTTCCGAAGATGATGCGATTAACAGTCGCTTACCACAG GTGTATTCAGGCTGCCGGACCGTTCTGTCAAAAGAATTCGCCATGTTTGTAGGAGTGCAGAAAATCAGTGAAATGTGTGATCGTTTACAGCTTCAAGTGTCTTGCCAACAGCATTCTACAGAAATAATTATCAGTGGTACTTTGCCATTCTTGAATATGTTTCGTCAGGATGCTCTTCAAGTATGGGCAGCATTCTCACATGACCATGCGTGTAGTGTGGCGTTTGGTAGTGGCTGCGAGCCACGTCATTCTCCTGCACAAGCGTCTGCAGAAAAGTTGGAAGGACAAGAGAAGCTTG CTGGTGAACTTGGCTTTGATACAACAAAGCAAAGCTCTCGTCATCGCCCTTCAGATGAAGAACATCATGAAGGTGCTGGTGTTCTTGACAATCACATGTCATCTGTTGAC ATATTCCTTAAGACAAAGACACAGTTGGGGCAAGGAGTAGTTCTGTTTTTTGGCATCTTGAAAATCGATGACCTTTGCACACAGTTTCATTTGCAATTGGTTGCCGATCAGAAGcgttcgtctgtttgtgtggttgGTATTTACAGCGATGTTACTGCCTTTGGTTTGCACATCAATCAGCTTCTTAGGGACTGTTCTTCTAGCTCGGCATATGTCCGCATGTTTGGCGAAAACCTCCCTGCTATACCGTCTTCCTATTTAGCCGCCTCCCCGTCTCCATTGCTAGATAGTAAGGCAACGGCTTGTGCGTCATCAACTAGTGACGGGGATGTGGTTCACAAGGAAACGGCAAAAAATGTAGCTACTGGAGAATCTTCGGATTCTACCCCGAAAAGGTCGGACCCCATGCAATTGAACAAATCTACCTACGACATCGTTGAAATTACTGCCAGAGAAAAGCTGGAGAGCATTCAAAAGGAATGTCACGTGAAAATAAGAAAAGAGTCTGTTCCAGGTTCAGCTAATACTGAGGTTTTACTTGTAGTGGAGAGCAACAGTAGCAATTGTGACATACAACATGCGGCTGAGTTACTGAAGCAAGAATGTCTAATGGTTTCTGGAGCCTTAAAAAGGGAAGTTAAGATTCCGTTGAAACGTGGCGCGAACGTTGTTGCattaaaacagacaaaatgggAAGAAATGAGAGTGAAAGCAACATTTACAAATGACCAATGCACTGTATACGGTCTGGAAGAGGACGTTCGCGCAGCCGAAAAGCAGATAGGACACTTGCTGCGTCGTACACCATTATCGGAGGCAACTGAAGGGTTTGAGGCTAACTTTACCCTTCAGGGTGGCCAAACGATTATCGTAAAGAAAGGAAATATCGTAAATGAAGACGTCGATGTTATTGTAAATGCTGCAAATTCAAATTTACAACACGACGGAGGCGTGGCTGCCGCAATTTGTAAGGCCGCAGGAGGAACCTCATTTCGGGAAGAATGTGCACGTTTAGTTCGCAAACGTGGACGCGTTACCGAAGGTGACGCAGTGTGCTCAAGGGCGGGTCTATTGCCCTATAAAGCAATTGTTCACGCTGTAGCACCTCGTTGGTCTCACTGGTCAACGGAACACAAGCGTATCATTTCACTTCTAGAGAAAGCATGTTATAACAGTTTGCACTTAGCTGACAAAAGTAATGGAACGTCTGTAGCCATACCAGGTCTTGGCTCTGGTGTATTTGGTGTTCCAAAAGATGTTTGTGCTCAAGCACTTTTTGTTGGAACAGAAAGGTTCTTTCAAACTAATCGCTCTTCCGTCATTAGGCGAGTTGTTTTTATTGATCTTGATGACTCATCCGTGGCCGAGTTCACGAAAGAAGCAAGAAAGCGGTACGGAGATACTTCGGCAAGTTATACCACTCAAGCCAAACGTGACGCCAAGG ATTCAAAAGATACCAGCAAACCTACCACTGACAAAGATAAAAGTGCTGAACATGAGCAATGTCCTATCTGCTACGACCGAGATGTAAATATGAGTCTACCCTGTAGCCACCGTTTTTGCCAACAGTGTATTGACCAATGGGCAAAACAAAAAAAGCTTACTTGCCCTACGTGCTCGCGTCCGTTTGGAAAAGTGGAAGGGAATCAGCCTAAAGGTGGTAATATGACTACCACTATTTTTAAGACAACGTCATTGCCAGGTTATGAGCGATGCGGTACTATCGAACTCAGGTATAACATACCGTCTGGATGGCAGGGATCAGAGCATCCTAATCCTGGTCAACGGCATCATGGCACAACTCGAATAGGATACCTTCCAAACAACCAAGAAGGCCAAGAACTTCTTAGTCTACTTAGGAAAGCATTTGAAGCACGTTTAGTTTTTACCGTTGGAAGATCAATAACAACAGGAGCCGACAATGTCGTCACTTGGAACGACATTcatcacaaaacaaacatgtacGGAGGTCCCCAGAA ttatGGCTATCCTGATCCAACGTACTTGCAACGACTGCGGGAAGATCTTCGTGCCAAGGGCATTCAGTAG
- the LOC134189898 gene encoding uncharacterized protein LOC134189898, with the protein MAEEVQHEVQPNVVVQVPRTPQLTESFGDGDFELWVKVFDIRAKANRWDADEKLLRLPLLLKGRTFAVYERHVTAESYDDLVKGIKQSFAPNTEEARRLAHRQRQDRKMQAGEDVEVFLRALERLIDRAAPNLPNELCNRQLIDYFLEGLPTPVADQLFILAPKRLEDTITRARELMLLEKRRGLRARRIAGKTACEDDDEEESASGLIMRAMRAISDRLDTLEKTSHPVRGEAKQTQRNGKQVQCFGCGEYGHYKRFCPTNDVSSYRGKDIGPCYVCGELGHLARAYSRRRKVLGRDKLTDAEQMQSTMKPLLKKTVSRRSKSSFGEPEKSTLHHVVGLRRMSEWTISHKLVVADVDIPGPILRIDFLSQHAVVLDLKERLLRWTGDSVSLKTPSVGLCFLAVRHSFTMPGTNRRMIKGQVVDSEGRSCCLTGQGALVDGEQGKVPVQLFNLQDTTFVKTGAVIAELVDIEEVSTVEQSGLVCGMVGTEMNDTENSLSIFHLDHLGDKERNELSRVLLKYHSVFSTGPMDIVLVKKRDGGVRFCDYRRLNAVTVKDSYPLSRIDDTLDALSGPRYFTTLDLAAGYWQVPVAEEDKKKTAFVTQKDLWQFNKMPFGLANAPATFQRMMEVVLAGLQWSECLIYLDDVIVFSSSFDMHMQRLGLVFERLEKANLKLKPSECQFVQSEVCYLEHAVSEKERQPNSERVKAVSEYPSPKDVSQLKTFLGMAGYYRRFIPNFSETAAPLYELLKKEKPFEWSVSCEKAFTEIREKMATRLVLSFPDFSLPFELSVDASEIGLGAVLQQTVEGSERVVSFASRTLHQHEKNYSTIEKEMLAIVWAIGHFRCYLYGKPFLLKTYHQPFVWLKSIKESQGTLARWLAALAEYEFSVQHIPGKANVPADALSRRVGGREGRTVENKRKYRQMVQKLWTK; encoded by the exons ATGGCCGAAGAGGTGCAGCATGAAGTGCAACCGAACGTAGTTGTTCAAGTCCCTCGTACGCCACAGCTGACAGAATCGTTTGGTGACGGTGATTTCGAGCTCTGGGTGAAGGTCTTTGACATCCGCGCGAAGGCGAATCGTTGGGATGCAGACGAGAAACTACTAAGACTTCCACTGCTGCTGAAAGGAAGGACATTCGCTGTATATGAAAGGCACGTAACTGCCGAGTCGTACGATGACCTGGTAAAAGGGATCAAGCAGTCTTTTGCCCCGAACACAGAAGAAGCTCGTCGATTAGCGCATCGACAGCGGCAAGACCGGAAGATGCAGGCCGGAGAGGATGTAGAGGTCTTCCTACGAGCATTAGAGCGGCTGATCGATCGAGCAGCGCCGAATTTGCCTAACGAACTTTGTAATAGGCAATTGATTGATTACTTTCTGGAGGGTTTGCCAACGCCTGTCGCGGATCAATTGTTCATCCTCGCGCCTAAAAGGCTTGAAGATACGATTACGCGAGCTAGGGAGTTGATGCTGTTGGAGAAGCGCAGAGGCTTGCGAGCTAGGCGAATCGCTGGAAAAACGGCGTGTGAGGATGACGACGAAGAAGAGAGTGCGTCGGGTCTCATTATGAGAGCAATGCGAGCTATATCAGATCGACTGGACACTCTCGAGAAGACATCACACCCAGTAAGAGGGGAGGCGAAGCAGACACAACGGAATGGCAAACAAGTGCAATGTTTTGGTTGTGGTGAGTACGGACATTACAAGCGGTTTTGTCCTACTAATGATGTATCCAGCTATCGTGGGAAGGACATTGGTCcatgttatgtttgtggtGAGTTAGGTCATTTGGCACGGGCGTATTCTCGCAGAAGAAAGGTATTGGGGCGTGACAAATTGACAGATGCGGAACAAATGCAGAGTACAATGAAGCCTCTACTGAAGAAGACGGTTTCAAGAAGAAGCAAGAGTTCATTTGGTGAGCCGGAGAAAAGCACATTGCATCATGTCGTTGGACTCAGAAG GATGAGTGAATGGACTATCTCTCACAAGCTTGTTGTggctgatgttgacataccAGGACCCATTTTAAGGATTGACTTCTTGTCACAACATGCAGTAGTTTTGGATCTAAAGGAGAGACTGTTGCGTTGGACAGGAGATTCAGTTTCACTGAAGACACCTTCAGTTGGTTTGTGTTTTCTTGCAGTAAGGCATAGCTTTACCATGCCGGGTACCAATAGGCGTATGATCAAGGGTCAAGTTGTGGATTCTGAAGGGAGGTCATGCTGTCTTACGGGGCAAGG AGCATTAGTAGACGGAGAACAAGGTAAAGTGCCAGTGCAGTTATTTAATCTTCAAGACACAACTTTTGTGAAGACAGGAGCAGTAATAGCAGAACTGGTTGACATTGAGGAGGTGAGTACAGTAGAGCAGTCAGGTTTAGTGTGTGGAATGGTGGGTACGGAGATGAATGACACTGAGAACTCTTTGAGTATCTTTCATTTGGACCATCTTGGTGACAAGGAAAGAAACGAGCTGTCACGAGTACTGCTTAAGTATCATAGTGTCTTTTCGACAGGACCTATGGACATAG TTCTCGTGAAGAAACGAGATGGTGGTGTCAGATTTTGTGATTACCGACGTTTGAATGCTGTCACAGTAAAGGATAGTTACCCTCTCTCAAGAATAGATGACACGTTGGATGCATTATCGGGTCCGAGGTATTTCACTACCTTAGACTTGGCAGCAGGGTACTGGCAGGTGCCGGTAGCAGAGgaagacaaaaagaaaactgCTTTTGTTACGCAAAAGGATTTGTGGCAATTTAACAAAATGCCTTTTGGATTGGCCAATGCGCCTGCAACCTTTCAGCGGATGATGGAGGTAGTACTAGCAGGGTTACAGTGGTCGGAGTGCCTCATTTACCTAGATGACGTAATCGTGTTTTCGTCGAGCTttgacatgcacatgcaaaggCTGGGACTAGTGTTTGAAAGATTGGAAAAGGCTAATCTGAAGCTAAAGCCTAGTGAGTGTCAGTTTGTGCAATCAGAAGTGTGCTACCTGGAACACGCAGTATCGGAAAAGGAACGCCAACCAAATAGCGAAAGGGTTAAAGCAGTGAGCGAATATCCAAGTCCCAAGGATGTGAGCCAACTGAAAACCTTTCTTGGTATGGCCGGGTATTATAGGCGATTTATACCTAATTTCTCTGAGACTGCTGCACCACTATACGAACTTTTGAAGAAGGAGAAACCATTTGAGTGGTCTGTAAGCTGTGAGAAAGCATTTACAGAGATACGAGAAAAGATGGCTACAAGGCTTGTGTTGTCTTTTCCAGACTTTAGTCTACCTTTTGAGTTATCTGTGGATGCTAGTGAGATTGGTTTGGGTGCAGTACTCCAACAGACAGTTGAGGGCTCAGAACGTGTGGTGAGTTTTGCGAGTAGGACATTACACCAACATGAAAAGAACTATTCAACCATCGAAAAGGAGATGCTAGCAATTGTCTGGGCCATTGGCCACTTCCGATGTTACCTTTACGGTAAACCATTCTTGCTTAAGACATATCATCAACCATTCGTCTGGTTGAAGAGCATAAAAGAGTCTCAAGGAACGTTAGCTAGATGGTTAGCCGCACTAGCAGAATACGAGTTTTCTGTACAACACATCCCCGGGAAAGCGAATGTGCCAGCCGATGCTCTGTCAAGAAGAGTAGGGGGAAGAGAGGGCAGAACAGTGGAGAACAAGAGAAAGTACAGGCAGATGGTACAGAAACTCTGGACGAAGTAA